From Vitis vinifera cultivar Pinot Noir 40024 chromosome 3, ASM3070453v1, the proteins below share one genomic window:
- the LOC100852573 gene encoding uncharacterized protein LOC100852573 has translation MRHLSESMGKEFKNWRLVHLLWKAAYATTTIAFKEKMAEIEEVSSEAAKWIQQFPTSCWALVYFKGTRYGHLSSNIEEFNKWNLEAWELPIIQVIEQIHGKLMAEFEEQRLKSNSWFSVLAPSADKRMMKVIGRASTYQVEFEVLSAE, from the coding sequence ATGCGCCACTTGAGTGAAAGCATGGGCAAAGAGTTCAAGAACTGGAGGCTTGTTCATCTTCTATGGAAAGCAGCATATGCCACAACTACCAttgcttttaaagaaaaaatggcaGAGATTGAGGAGGTTTCTTCTGAAGCAGCCAAGTGGATTCAACAGTTTCCAACTTCCTGTTGGGCATTGGTGTATTTCAAAGGAACACGATATGGTCATCTCTCTTCAAATATTGAGGAATTCAATAAATGGAATCTTGAAGCATGGGAGCTGCCCATAATCCAGGTGATTGAGCAGATTCACGGTAAACTAATGGCTGAGTTTGAGGAGCAGCGTTTAAAGAGCAATTCATGGTTTTCAGTTTTAGCCCCATCTGCTGATAAGCGAATGATGAAGGTGATTGGCCGTGCGTCAACATATCAAGTAGAATTTGAGGTTCTATCAGCCGAGTGA